The region CGGTGTTGCAGGCGCTCAGGACCGCCAGATCGGCGTTCAGCTTGGCGTCGAAGATCTCATAGGTCTGGAGACTGCCATCGTTCGCCGCGCCATCGGTCGGGGCCAGGAGGATCCTGGAGTAGAGAGGCTGCCGGTCGTCGCTCAGGAAGTGGGTCGCGAAGTGAAGGACACCATAGTGCTCGGCCTCCTGCTTGAAGACCGCTTCCGTGGCCTCGCCTCCGATGTAGACGCCATTGACGTGGCCACCAAACGCGTCGCGAATCGCCTCGACTTCCGCTTCGGCGCTCGGGAGCGGCGGCTGATCTTCCGCCGTGGTGTCGAAGGCCGGATTCCCAAAGGCGAGGAGCCCGCGGGCGAACTCTCGTGGCCGTCGCAGCCGGGGATCGAGCAGGCTTGCCGACGGCGAGTAGGAGACCGCATAGCGCTCGACGACGAACGTGGCCGCGGAGAAGTCGTAACGGTGCTCGGCGCTCCCACCGTCGACGACGAGGGCTTCGAACGGCAAGTAGAACAGGAGATCGTCCGGGACGACGATGAGCTCTCCCCCCTCGGGAAGCCACGCCTCCACGGGCTCGAGCAA is a window of Vicinamibacteria bacterium DNA encoding:
- a CDS encoding CHAT domain-containing protein, with protein sequence QLAELSLLFEANGSTSEGSRGPIFNARLADFSLPPARALYETLLEPVEAWLPEGGELIVVPDDLLFYLPFEALVVDGGSAEHRYDFSAATFVVERYAVSYSPSASLLDPRLRRPREFARGLLAFGNPAFDTTAEDQPPLPSAEAEVEAIRDAFGGHVNGVYIGGEATEAVFKQEAEHYGVLHFATHFLSDDRQPLYSRILLAPTDGAANDGSLQTYEIFDAKLNADLAVLSACNTGLGRLRKGEGLIGISRAFLYAGVPSLVVSLWSVDDEATAKIMARFYEGLHSGASKKQALRQAKLDYLEASEGDKKDPFYWAPFVLNGDWQPLTLPATSRSRPPWMPVVVGCSGLVVVFLFIKKRRRARST